A region of Streptomyces sp. TG1A-60 DNA encodes the following proteins:
- a CDS encoding SMI1/KNR4 family protein, which produces MTDQWWVGVRQRVEAAGAGPSGSKVFGALGHRWIVEDPLTRGELAELEAQTGVRLPEEYRTFLLHVGAGGAGPAYGLFPVRRVQGRWRWEGDGADLADLSRLAEPFPDQGPDPKLLDDLLAQRPEEEDFGDIEDFDDAIEAWDERWEVIMFALERTAGAIVISHLGCAQREWLIISGSHRGTIWSDCRVDDVDLAPLLDDDGTPVTFARWYTDWLEKAERTALSAP; this is translated from the coding sequence ATGACTGATCAGTGGTGGGTGGGCGTGCGTCAGCGGGTCGAGGCGGCGGGTGCAGGGCCTTCCGGCAGCAAGGTGTTCGGGGCATTGGGGCACAGGTGGATCGTGGAGGACCCGCTTACCCGGGGCGAGCTTGCCGAACTCGAGGCTCAGACGGGCGTGCGGCTGCCAGAGGAGTACCGGACCTTCCTGCTCCACGTCGGTGCGGGCGGCGCCGGCCCCGCGTACGGCCTGTTCCCGGTTCGGCGCGTGCAAGGCCGCTGGCGTTGGGAAGGCGACGGCGCGGACCTGGCCGACCTGTCGAGGCTTGCCGAGCCGTTTCCCGACCAGGGCCCGGACCCGAAGCTGCTCGACGACCTTCTTGCCCAACGCCCCGAGGAAGAGGACTTCGGCGACATCGAGGACTTCGACGACGCCATCGAGGCGTGGGACGAGCGGTGGGAGGTCATCATGTTCGCCCTGGAGCGCACCGCCGGCGCCATCGTGATTTCCCACCTGGGCTGCGCCCAGAGAGAATGGCTGATCATCAGCGGCAGCCACCGTGGCACGATCTGGTCCGACTGCCGGGTGGACGACGTAGACCTCGCCCCACTGCTCGACGACGACGGTACGCCGGTGACGTTCGCCCGCTGGTACACCGACTGGCTGGAGAAAGCCGAGCGCACAGCCCTGTCGGCACCGTAG
- a CDS encoding IS4 family transposase yields MQEKSVITRTVEAAGGVYAPGHLGELTQIVDFVLVDTVIEETRSREKRLRLLPSRVVVYFVLALALFEDCSYRGVWGKLTAGLDGLPLVRPAVSSLSRARRRIGAAPLRRLFEIIAGPVAHIGQAGSFYRGLRTVAVDGTLLHVPDEEALTWRYPKRAGESVEFGYPLLRLVVLVECGTRAVLAAAFGPESDGELTYAGRLLSVLDRTMLLLADAGFDGAEFARDVQATGAQFLVRSSARRIPTPFRRLGDGSYLARIGYGVLPVLLTVRVIEASVTVTLADGTVRTEQWRLLTSLLDPAAHPAAGLVDLYHERWQSETTYFSIKATMLDGRVLRSRSLTGLDQEVYALLTTYQALIRAAADTACTRPGLDMDRISFTVLQTTAADTVTTATGILPPAGPAELLGTIGRTVLDALHPARHQHRVKARTRKNPTSKYGPNAGQQPTTSQNYTIRTAITFFEHGLANRSRT; encoded by the coding sequence TTGCAGGAGAAGTCTGTCATCACGCGCACGGTCGAGGCGGCCGGGGGTGTGTACGCGCCCGGTCACTTGGGCGAGTTGACCCAGATCGTGGACTTCGTACTGGTGGACACGGTGATCGAGGAGACCAGGTCACGTGAGAAACGGCTGCGACTGCTGCCGTCCCGGGTTGTGGTCTACTTCGTCCTCGCGCTGGCCCTGTTCGAGGACTGCTCCTATCGGGGCGTGTGGGGCAAGCTGACGGCAGGGCTGGATGGACTGCCGTTGGTGCGTCCGGCGGTCTCCTCGCTGTCCAGGGCCCGACGGCGAATAGGAGCAGCACCGCTGCGACGGCTGTTCGAGATCATCGCCGGGCCCGTCGCCCACATCGGGCAGGCCGGTTCGTTCTATCGAGGGCTGCGGACCGTGGCCGTGGACGGCACCCTGCTGCACGTGCCCGATGAGGAGGCGCTCACCTGGCGCTATCCCAAGCGAGCGGGCGAGAGCGTGGAGTTCGGCTACCCGCTGCTGCGACTCGTGGTCCTGGTCGAGTGTGGCACCCGTGCCGTGTTGGCCGCCGCGTTCGGTCCCGAGAGTGACGGCGAACTCACCTACGCAGGCCGCCTGTTGAGTGTGCTGGACCGCACGATGCTCCTGCTGGCCGATGCCGGCTTCGATGGAGCCGAGTTCGCCCGGGACGTCCAGGCCACCGGCGCCCAGTTCCTGGTGCGCTCCTCCGCCCGCCGGATACCCACCCCCTTCCGGCGCCTGGGCGACGGCTCCTACCTGGCCCGGATCGGCTACGGCGTCCTGCCCGTCCTGCTGACCGTCCGCGTCATCGAGGCATCCGTGACCGTCACGCTGGCCGACGGCACCGTCCGCACCGAGCAGTGGCGCCTGCTCACCAGCCTCCTCGACCCGGCCGCCCACCCGGCCGCCGGACTCGTGGATCTCTACCACGAGCGGTGGCAGTCGGAGACGACGTACTTCTCGATCAAGGCGACCATGCTGGATGGCCGCGTCCTGCGCTCCCGCAGCCTGACCGGCCTCGACCAGGAGGTCTACGCCCTGCTCACCACCTACCAGGCCCTGATCCGCGCCGCCGCCGACACCGCCTGCACCCGGCCCGGCCTGGACATGGACCGCATCAGCTTCACCGTCCTGCAGACCACCGCTGCCGACACCGTCACCACCGCGACCGGAATCCTGCCCCCGGCGGGACCCGCCGAACTCCTCGGCACCATCGGCCGGACCGTCCTCGACGCCCTGCACCCCGCCCGCCACCAGCACCGCGTCAAGGCCCGCACCCGCAAGAACCCCACCAGCAAGTACGGACCGAACGCCGGACAACAGCCCACGACCAGCCAGAACTACACCATCCGAACCGCCATCACGTTCTTCGAGCACGGACTTGCGAACCGCTCACGGACATAA
- a CDS encoding methyltransferase domain-containing protein, translating to MPESKTVGGQHGTLLGPPTHARPSRQDAQRMSDLRCVCCGSRSFTQRPALWPKLIEEWQLSEEEAAYIDRQQGLHCTRCGASLRSLALAHAIMKVYGSTSLFPVFMLRHPLLKVLEINRAGTLHRFLRRMPRTKLMSFPDIDMMALPFDDASMDLVVHSDTLEHVPDPVQGLRECFRVVRPRGWVCFTIPVVVGQLTRTRAGKPPSYHGVPPEGTPDCLVQTEYGADMWTQVMEAGGGECRIIRLEFPAALAIAARKF from the coding sequence ATGCCGGAATCCAAGACAGTCGGCGGGCAGCACGGCACCCTCCTCGGTCCGCCGACCCATGCTCGGCCGTCACGCCAGGATGCCCAGCGGATGAGCGACCTGCGCTGCGTGTGCTGCGGGAGCCGCAGTTTCACGCAGCGTCCGGCCTTGTGGCCGAAGCTGATCGAAGAGTGGCAGCTGAGCGAGGAGGAGGCCGCCTATATCGATCGGCAGCAGGGTTTGCATTGCACCCGCTGCGGGGCAAGCCTCCGGTCTCTGGCCCTGGCCCATGCGATCATGAAGGTCTACGGCTCGACGAGCCTTTTTCCCGTCTTCATGCTTCGCCATCCTCTGCTCAAGGTCCTTGAGATCAATCGGGCCGGAACCCTTCACCGCTTCCTGCGGAGGATGCCGCGCACGAAGCTGATGAGCTTCCCCGATATCGACATGATGGCGCTTCCCTTCGATGACGCGTCGATGGACTTGGTTGTGCATTCGGACACGTTGGAGCATGTGCCCGATCCTGTGCAGGGGCTGCGCGAGTGCTTTCGCGTGGTCCGGCCGCGAGGCTGGGTCTGTTTCACGATTCCGGTTGTCGTCGGCCAGCTGACGCGGACGAGGGCCGGTAAGCCCCCGAGTTACCACGGAGTGCCGCCGGAGGGGACACCCGACTGCCTCGTCCAGACGGAATACGGCGCTGACATGTGGACCCAGGTCATGGAGGCCGGCGGCGGCGAGTGCCGCATCATCCGTCTCGAATTTCCCGCCGCTCTCGCCATCGCCGCCCGTAAGTTCTAG
- a CDS encoding glycosyltransferase — MHILITVVGKRTEHWLDLFAALADRPDVTLTVVAADVSPLTEQGLCGLADRYRNFRPVLRPHLLGEDSTGHMASVLFGPGAGHALRDVPAPDVVHILGEAAYLSTWQAIRLRDRIRPGTPVTLYAAQNIVMRFPFPFPLLERRAYRAVSHAFPITPSALRVLRAKGYTGPATVVPLGVDTGVFRPLDQERPQTFTVGFVGRLEPHKGIGDLLLAAELLDCDLQVVGDGTLSGEVQRASERRPGRVRLTPWADHGELPSLLARMSVLALPSVEIVQRNVVPWIGIPLREQFGRVLIEAMACGVPVVGSDIGDISHVIGSTGLLSPAGDAAALADRLARIRDEPGLARRLAAEGRRRAANEFSWRRIADELCHTWQHLAHGTASDRRTVTRPTHRAEQGSDQPAVTTGPPN; from the coding sequence ATGCACATCTTGATCACTGTGGTCGGAAAACGCACAGAACACTGGTTGGACCTCTTCGCCGCGCTCGCAGACCGCCCCGACGTCACCTTGACGGTGGTCGCCGCCGACGTATCACCGCTGACTGAGCAAGGGCTGTGCGGGCTGGCAGACCGATACCGCAATTTCCGCCCCGTGCTCCGGCCTCATCTGCTCGGGGAGGACAGCACCGGTCACATGGCCTCTGTACTCTTCGGCCCTGGCGCCGGGCACGCGTTGCGCGACGTGCCCGCACCTGACGTCGTGCATATCCTCGGTGAGGCCGCCTACCTGTCCACCTGGCAGGCCATCAGGCTGCGCGACCGGATCCGGCCGGGTACACCGGTCACCCTCTACGCGGCCCAGAACATCGTGATGCGCTTCCCGTTCCCGTTCCCGCTCCTGGAACGGCGTGCCTACCGTGCCGTCAGCCATGCGTTCCCGATCACCCCGAGCGCACTGCGCGTGCTGCGCGCCAAGGGCTACACAGGACCTGCGACCGTCGTGCCACTGGGGGTCGACACCGGGGTCTTCCGCCCCCTCGATCAGGAGCGCCCGCAGACGTTTACCGTGGGGTTCGTCGGCCGGTTGGAGCCGCACAAGGGCATCGGCGACCTGCTCCTGGCCGCGGAGCTTCTCGACTGCGACCTGCAGGTGGTGGGCGACGGAACCCTGAGCGGCGAGGTCCAGCGGGCAAGCGAGCGCCGTCCGGGGCGGGTTCGGCTCACGCCGTGGGCGGACCATGGTGAACTGCCCTCGCTGCTGGCCCGGATGAGCGTGCTGGCGTTGCCGTCGGTCGAGATCGTGCAGCGCAATGTGGTGCCCTGGATCGGCATCCCGCTGCGGGAGCAGTTCGGGCGGGTTCTGATCGAGGCCATGGCCTGCGGCGTCCCCGTTGTCGGCAGCGACATCGGAGACATCTCCCACGTCATCGGCTCCACGGGCCTGCTCTCTCCCGCCGGCGACGCCGCGGCGCTCGCGGACCGGCTGGCCCGGATCCGCGACGAGCCCGGCCTCGCCCGGCGCCTCGCCGCCGAGGGACGCAGGCGTGCCGCCAACGAATTCAGCTGGCGCAGGATCGCCGACGAGCTCTGCCACACCTGGCAGCACCTCGCGCACGGCACGGCCTCGGACCGCCGCACCGTGACACGGCCGACGCATCGAGCGGAGCAGGGTTCTGATCAACCCGCAGTCACGACTGGGCCGCCGAACTAG
- a CDS encoding oligosaccharide flippase family protein produces MASPPEFSSGIAAPAEAVAARVAGNSARLLAARVATALAGVASLPVVYGTIGARSYGVWALLTGLIAIVSLADLGLGSVQIREVARAVGGERQRQVCAVLGLGVVWGAVLSALALAGTAICWPWLARVFHLGELSAPARGATLFLLVGFLLDSLALPWRSVLEGTQRYGPVAWVVAGTAVLGAGLAAAVVTLGGGLVELAASVVVSSALRALMFVCLARRYAAGLTPSLRDIRPSDVGYVASYGSRVQVAGAAAAVNSETDRLVLTGFHNPSAVAGYDLGSRLVGLLRLPSVVILTAAFPSAAAAADDEPGRLDRLYIHLTRYLTAFAAIAATVLVVSADPLVRMWLGRPLPAAAVTIMVLAPGCAASVIASAAAMVTRAEGRPGCETRGTVLAAVLNLLLTVPLLRLLGPWGVPLATTLAAFGGTVYFFAHFHSRSRRPVAPLLRALWPPVFAAVTAGVLACLVTFQLTPGTGRADAAVAVACRGGLTVLVAAALLALLGFFGASDLTRLRMALAGLTPHRGAVPARKRSNA; encoded by the coding sequence GTGGCTAGCCCGCCGGAGTTCTCCAGCGGTATCGCCGCTCCGGCCGAAGCCGTTGCGGCTCGGGTGGCCGGCAACAGCGCCAGGCTTCTCGCAGCCAGGGTCGCCACCGCGCTGGCCGGCGTCGCGTCACTACCGGTGGTGTACGGGACCATCGGCGCCCGCTCGTACGGTGTGTGGGCGCTGCTTACGGGTCTGATCGCCATTGTGTCGCTCGCCGACCTGGGGCTCGGCTCGGTTCAGATCCGGGAGGTCGCCCGGGCCGTCGGAGGCGAGCGGCAGCGACAGGTCTGCGCCGTACTGGGCCTGGGCGTTGTGTGGGGTGCCGTTCTCTCAGCGCTGGCCCTTGCCGGGACGGCGATCTGCTGGCCGTGGCTGGCCCGCGTGTTCCATCTGGGTGAACTCTCCGCGCCGGCGCGGGGCGCCACCCTGTTCCTGCTGGTGGGCTTTCTTCTCGACAGTCTCGCGCTGCCCTGGCGGAGCGTGCTGGAGGGCACCCAGCGCTATGGTCCGGTGGCCTGGGTCGTCGCCGGCACCGCTGTGCTCGGCGCAGGGCTCGCGGCAGCGGTGGTCACGCTGGGCGGCGGACTGGTGGAGCTGGCCGCCTCGGTGGTGGTGAGCAGTGCGTTGCGGGCACTGATGTTCGTCTGCTTGGCCCGCCGGTACGCCGCTGGGCTGACGCCCAGCCTGCGGGACATCAGACCGTCCGATGTGGGGTATGTGGCGTCGTACGGCTCACGTGTCCAGGTGGCGGGCGCGGCAGCCGCGGTCAACAGCGAGACGGACCGGCTGGTGCTCACAGGCTTCCACAATCCGTCGGCGGTAGCTGGATACGACCTGGGCAGCCGCCTTGTCGGGCTGCTGCGGTTGCCTTCGGTGGTCATTCTCACGGCAGCCTTCCCGTCGGCCGCCGCGGCGGCCGACGATGAACCCGGTCGGCTCGACCGGCTCTACATCCATCTGACCCGGTACCTGACGGCGTTCGCCGCGATCGCGGCCACCGTCCTGGTGGTGTCGGCCGATCCGCTGGTGCGGATGTGGCTCGGCCGTCCCCTGCCTGCCGCAGCCGTGACTATCATGGTCCTGGCCCCCGGCTGCGCCGCGAGTGTGATCGCCAGCGCGGCCGCGATGGTGACCCGGGCCGAGGGCAGGCCCGGGTGTGAGACCCGCGGCACGGTGCTGGCCGCCGTGCTCAATCTGCTGCTCACCGTTCCACTGCTTCGGCTTCTCGGTCCCTGGGGCGTCCCGCTGGCGACCACATTGGCGGCCTTCGGGGGCACCGTCTACTTCTTCGCGCACTTCCACAGCAGATCCCGGCGGCCGGTGGCACCGCTGCTGCGAGCACTGTGGCCACCCGTCTTCGCGGCCGTGACGGCGGGAGTCCTTGCCTGTCTGGTCACCTTCCAGCTGACTCCCGGAACGGGCCGGGCCGACGCCGCCGTGGCAGTCGCCTGCCGGGGTGGCCTGACCGTGCTGGTCGCGGCCGCGCTGCTGGCCCTGCTCGGATTCTTCGGCGCATCAGACCTGACCCGGCTGCGCATGGCTCTTGCCGGATTGACCCCCCATCGCGGCGCGGTTCCCGCGCGGAAAAGGAGCAACGCATGA
- a CDS encoding glycosyltransferase family 2 protein, protein MDDLDATAIVVTYNSQNHVVACVSALRRAGLRVSVVDNASTDGTVHVVAAHFPEIELIANSVNVGFAAAVNQALPGAVGNVVLLVNPECILQEPTARALVTTLRLRSEVGIVGPRIIDPGGRLVASAHPFESLASVLTSRLSGSLAPLGLHQLFWGRKRRRTYTDCSRYGRAVTVDWVSGACLAVRASLLAGIGGLDESSCMYYADEELCLQAWRRGAQVLYVPALTAVHLRGASSRDAT, encoded by the coding sequence GTGGACGATTTGGATGCCACCGCGATCGTGGTGACCTATAACTCCCAAAACCATGTCGTGGCCTGCGTGTCAGCCCTGCGTCGCGCCGGGCTGCGGGTGAGCGTCGTGGACAACGCGTCCACCGACGGCACCGTGCACGTTGTTGCGGCACACTTCCCCGAGATCGAGCTGATCGCCAATTCCGTCAATGTCGGCTTCGCCGCGGCCGTCAACCAGGCTCTGCCGGGCGCCGTCGGAAACGTCGTGCTTCTGGTCAATCCCGAGTGCATCCTGCAGGAACCCACCGCGCGGGCTCTCGTCACCACTCTGCGGCTCCGGTCAGAGGTAGGAATTGTCGGTCCCCGCATCATCGACCCGGGCGGGCGGCTCGTGGCCAGCGCACACCCTTTCGAGTCCCTCGCCTCAGTGTTGACCAGTCGCCTCAGCGGCAGCCTGGCGCCGCTGGGACTGCACCAGCTGTTCTGGGGCAGGAAACGGCGTCGTACCTACACCGACTGCAGCCGCTACGGGCGTGCGGTGACCGTCGACTGGGTGTCCGGGGCCTGCCTGGCGGTGCGGGCCTCCCTGCTGGCCGGGATCGGTGGTCTCGATGAGAGCTCCTGCATGTACTACGCGGACGAGGAACTGTGCCTGCAGGCCTGGCGGCGCGGAGCCCAGGTGCTGTATGTGCCCGCACTTACGGCCGTGCACCTCCGCGGAGCGAGTAGTAGGGATGCCACATAG
- a CDS encoding transposase, producing the protein MPGGSAPGSGHRDDEGEALYLPADWAEDEERREVAGLPEEIGFATKPQQALSMVAGALTIGIQARWFAGDEVYCGRDLRKGIRALGLGYTVGIAATYQVTDGAGRRWEARKLINKVRPEQWMRRQTGHGTKGTREYDWAWLDVRPDDTPVENENENENENENENENENENENVAGTSVLVARRHRYTGEVSYFRYWSPGSVSLDTLVEVISRRWRIEETFQLAKGFTGLDQGQVTCWNSWMRWSLFSLIAAAVLALTLASTTTHTHPAGPAGLTPLTCPELVRLLRALVLPPPVHDRDHVLHWTAWRRRTKPSRQPATSNDTAITTTPLRLSLESQVKPW; encoded by the coding sequence GTGCCAGGTGGCAGTGCACCTGGCAGCGGTCACCGCGACGACGAAGGTGAAGCCCTGTACCTCCCAGCGGACTGGGCCGAGGACGAGGAACGCCGCGAAGTCGCCGGGCTGCCGGAGGAGATCGGGTTCGCGACGAAACCGCAGCAAGCACTGTCCATGGTCGCCGGTGCGCTCACGATCGGGATCCAGGCCCGTTGGTTCGCCGGCGACGAGGTGTACTGCGGCCGCGATCTACGCAAAGGTATAAGGGCGCTGGGGCTCGGCTACACGGTCGGCATCGCCGCTACGTACCAGGTCACCGACGGGGCCGGCCGCCGGTGGGAGGCCCGCAAACTGATCAACAAGGTGCGGCCCGAGCAGTGGATGCGTCGGCAGACCGGACATGGCACGAAGGGCACCCGCGAGTACGACTGGGCCTGGCTCGACGTCCGCCCCGACGACACTCCCGTCGAGAACGAGAACGAGAACGAGAACGAGAACGAGAACGAGAACGAGAACGAGAACGAGAACGAGAACGTGGCGGGGACGAGTGTGCTCGTCGCGCGCCGCCACCGCTACACCGGCGAGGTGTCCTACTTCCGCTACTGGTCCCCGGGCTCCGTCTCACTCGACACGCTGGTGGAAGTGATCTCCCGCAGATGGCGGATCGAGGAAACCTTCCAGCTCGCCAAGGGCTTCACCGGACTCGATCAGGGTCAGGTGACCTGCTGGAACTCCTGGATGCGCTGGTCGCTGTTCTCCCTGATCGCCGCCGCCGTCCTCGCCCTCACCCTCGCGTCCACGACGACGCACACTCACCCCGCCGGTCCGGCCGGGCTCACCCCTCTGACCTGTCCCGAACTCGTCCGTCTCCTGCGCGCCCTCGTGCTGCCGCCGCCTGTCCACGACCGCGACCACGTCCTGCACTGGACCGCCTGGCGCCGCCGCACCAAGCCATCGCGACAGCCTGCCACGAGCAACGACACCGCCATCACGACAACGCCGTTGCGTTTGAGTCTTGAGTCGCAGGTCAAGCCCTGGTGA